One genomic region from Conexibacter woesei Iso977N encodes:
- the trxA gene encoding thioredoxin encodes MPAATAIVVCPHCGRKNRLAPAAEGIPRCGNCHNALPWVVDATAATFAEEIRASIPVLVDFWAPWCGPCRMVSPAVQRLAGELAGRLKVVKLNTDEAPEIAGRYEVQGIPLLVLLRDGAEVDRRVGAHPEPALRAWLAPQAGDAPAPASPAAAS; translated from the coding sequence ATGCCCGCCGCCACGGCGATCGTCGTCTGCCCGCACTGCGGGCGCAAGAACCGCCTCGCGCCCGCCGCCGAGGGCATCCCGCGCTGCGGGAACTGCCACAACGCGCTGCCCTGGGTCGTGGACGCGACGGCCGCCACGTTCGCCGAGGAGATCCGGGCCTCGATCCCGGTCCTCGTCGACTTCTGGGCGCCGTGGTGCGGGCCGTGCCGGATGGTCTCGCCGGCGGTGCAGCGGCTGGCGGGCGAGCTGGCCGGGCGGCTGAAGGTGGTCAAGCTCAACACCGACGAGGCGCCCGAGATCGCCGGGCGCTACGAGGTCCAGGGCATCCCGCTGCTGGTCCTGCTGCGCGACGGCGCCGAGGTCGACCGCCGCGTCGGCGCCCATCCCGAGCCCGCGCTGCGCGCGTGGCTGGCGCCGCAGGCCGGCGACGCACCGGCCCCGGCGTCGCCGGCGGCGGCGTCATGA
- a CDS encoding ornithine carbamoyltransferase, producing MSGWVGTTSIDWPPDLLRATDLTRVALDELLALAGRMKAEPAGWTGALAGAALACLYEVPTTRAGLSAQVAAHRLGMEPVTMRPHDLDDEDEPPEDVGRILSGWSAAILVRDLPDPDLARLAGAATVPVVNARSPEHHPCQALTDVFTVREHFGELDGLVLAYVGPSGNAARSLLTIGALAGMTVRVAAPPGHGPEPEDVAGAAILGELHGGQVALVEEPREAVADADAIVTGPWPRPADPVERRRLHERLAPYCVTPPLVEHAAARAIVLHQLPVHRGEEIRAAVVDHRRSVIWRQAANRVPVEQAILYALSGGGEG from the coding sequence ATGAGCGGGTGGGTGGGAACGACGTCGATCGACTGGCCGCCCGACCTCCTGCGGGCGACCGACCTGACGCGGGTCGCGCTCGACGAGCTGCTCGCCCTCGCCGGCCGGATGAAGGCCGAGCCCGCCGGCTGGACCGGCGCGCTGGCGGGCGCGGCGCTGGCCTGCCTGTACGAGGTCCCGACGACCCGCGCCGGCCTCTCGGCGCAGGTGGCCGCGCATCGGCTCGGGATGGAGCCGGTCACGATGCGCCCCCACGACCTCGACGACGAGGACGAGCCGCCGGAGGACGTCGGGCGGATCCTGTCCGGCTGGAGCGCGGCGATCCTCGTCCGCGACCTGCCCGACCCGGACCTCGCGCGGCTGGCCGGCGCCGCGACCGTCCCGGTGGTCAACGCGCGCTCGCCCGAGCACCACCCGTGCCAGGCGCTGACCGACGTCTTCACCGTGCGCGAGCACTTCGGCGAGCTCGACGGCCTCGTGCTCGCCTACGTCGGCCCGTCGGGCAACGCGGCGCGCTCGCTGCTGACGATCGGCGCGCTGGCCGGGATGACCGTGCGCGTCGCCGCGCCGCCCGGCCACGGCCCGGAGCCCGAGGACGTCGCGGGCGCGGCGATCCTGGGCGAGCTGCACGGCGGCCAGGTCGCGCTCGTCGAGGAGCCGCGCGAGGCCGTGGCCGACGCCGACGCGATCGTCACCGGCCCGTGGCCGCGGCCCGCCGACCCGGTCGAGCGGCGGCGGTTGCACGAGCGGCTGGCGCCGTACTGCGTGACGCCGCCGCTGGTCGAGCACGCGGCGGCGCGGGCGATCGTCCTGCACCAGCTGCCCGTGCACCGCGGGGAGGAGATCCGGGCGGCGGTCGTCGACCATCGCCGCTCCGTCATCTGGCGCCAGGCGGCCAACCGCGTGCCGGTCGAGCAGGCCATCTTGTACGCCTTGAGCGGTGGGGGTGAGGGCTGA
- a CDS encoding Hsp20/alpha crystallin family protein: MLVRRHNGGRTPQHMQPAQRYQPYRELEEIQQQTAQILEQMMGVPAEVVRPWIPDVDIEETDDAWILEAELPGARAEDVHVETDEGELTIRGAITERERAGILRRRTRRVGEFEYSVTLPGLSGDVEPQARLHHGVLEVRVPKPEQSRPRQVQIREGDSDQGSGGDSASGS; encoded by the coding sequence GTGCTCGTACGACGCCACAACGGCGGCCGCACCCCGCAGCACATGCAGCCCGCGCAGCGCTACCAGCCGTACCGCGAGCTGGAGGAGATCCAGCAGCAGACCGCCCAGATCCTGGAGCAGATGATGGGCGTGCCGGCCGAGGTGGTCCGGCCGTGGATCCCCGACGTCGACATCGAGGAGACCGACGACGCCTGGATCCTGGAGGCCGAGCTGCCCGGCGCGCGCGCCGAGGACGTCCACGTCGAGACCGACGAGGGCGAGCTGACGATCCGCGGCGCGATCACCGAGCGCGAGCGCGCGGGCATCCTGCGCCGTCGCACACGACGCGTGGGTGAGTTCGAGTACTCGGTGACGCTGCCCGGGCTGAGCGGCGACGTCGAGCCCCAGGCGCGCCTGCACCACGGCGTCCTCGAGGTCCGCGTGCCCAAGCCCGAGCAGTCCAGGCCGCGCCAGGTCCAGATCCGCGAGGGCGACAGCGACCAGGGCAGCGGCGGCGACAGCGCCTCCGGGAGCTGA
- a CDS encoding FAD-dependent oxidoreductase, with translation MSAHAASATSLPETPDHDGAYPRLDDEQLARLAPAGRTRTTRAGDVLFREGDEDYDFVVVLEGRVAIVQGEGDDERLIAVHGPRRFLGELGLLTGQPAFFSAVVHRAGSVLEVPVERLRDLATRDSALGDLILRAYLIRRELLIGLGAGLKIVGSRYSPRARELRDVCARNRVPHRWIDLEEDASAEDLLQRLGVSPQETPVVIWHGEVLRNPTPGELAGAIGLPDLPTAVEVCDLVVVGAGPAGLAAAVYGASEGLATVALDAVATGGQAATSSRIENYLGFPAGLSGAELAERATIQARKFGARLAVPATAVALDRSGGRYVIRLASGQALETRAVVIATGARYRKLEVPRLEDFESNSVYYAATLVEAQWCAGAPVVVVGGGNSAGQATTFLARHATEVHLVLREDDLEVNMSRYLADRIRALPNVRVHRHLEVRELLGDHRLEAVVVEDRHSGARSRLDAEALFVFIGAEPHTEWLRGVVALDEGGYVITGAEGEEDGRRALLLETNRPGVLAVGDVRSGSIKRVASAVGEGSMAVRLVHEHLGTLR, from the coding sequence ATGAGCGCGCACGCAGCCTCCGCGACCTCGCTGCCCGAGACGCCCGACCACGACGGCGCCTATCCGCGGCTCGACGACGAGCAGCTCGCGCGCCTCGCGCCGGCCGGCCGCACGCGGACGACGAGGGCGGGCGACGTCCTGTTCCGCGAGGGCGACGAGGACTACGACTTCGTCGTCGTCCTGGAAGGCAGGGTGGCGATCGTCCAGGGCGAGGGCGACGACGAGCGGCTGATCGCCGTCCACGGCCCGCGGCGCTTCCTCGGCGAGCTGGGCCTCCTGACCGGGCAGCCCGCGTTCTTCAGCGCGGTCGTGCACCGGGCGGGCAGCGTCCTCGAGGTCCCGGTCGAACGGCTGCGCGACCTGGCGACCCGCGACAGCGCGCTCGGCGACCTGATCCTGCGCGCCTACCTGATCCGCCGCGAGCTGCTGATCGGCCTCGGCGCCGGGCTGAAGATCGTCGGCTCGCGCTACTCGCCGCGGGCGCGGGAGCTGCGCGACGTCTGCGCCCGCAACCGCGTGCCGCACCGCTGGATCGACCTCGAGGAGGACGCGTCGGCCGAGGACCTCCTGCAGCGGCTCGGCGTCTCGCCGCAGGAGACGCCGGTGGTGATCTGGCACGGAGAGGTCCTGCGCAATCCGACGCCCGGCGAGCTGGCCGGCGCGATCGGGCTGCCCGACCTCCCGACCGCCGTCGAGGTCTGCGACCTCGTGGTCGTCGGCGCCGGCCCGGCCGGGCTGGCCGCCGCCGTCTACGGCGCCTCCGAGGGCCTGGCGACCGTCGCGCTCGACGCCGTCGCGACCGGCGGCCAGGCCGCGACGTCGTCGCGGATCGAGAACTACCTCGGCTTCCCCGCCGGCCTGTCGGGGGCCGAGCTGGCCGAGCGCGCGACGATCCAGGCGCGGAAGTTCGGCGCGCGGCTCGCGGTCCCCGCCACCGCGGTCGCCCTGGACCGCTCCGGCGGTCGCTACGTGATCCGCCTCGCGTCGGGCCAGGCGCTCGAGACGCGCGCGGTCGTGATCGCCACCGGGGCGCGCTACCGCAAGCTCGAGGTGCCGCGCCTGGAGGACTTCGAGTCCAACAGCGTGTACTACGCGGCGACGCTCGTGGAGGCCCAGTGGTGCGCGGGCGCGCCGGTCGTGGTCGTCGGCGGCGGCAACTCGGCCGGGCAGGCGACGACGTTCCTGGCCCGTCATGCCACGGAGGTCCACCTCGTGCTCCGGGAGGACGACCTCGAGGTCAACATGTCGCGCTACCTGGCCGACCGCATCCGCGCGCTGCCCAACGTCCGCGTCCACCGCCACCTCGAGGTGCGCGAGCTGCTCGGCGACCACCGCCTGGAGGCCGTCGTCGTCGAGGACCGGCACAGCGGCGCCCGCAGCCGCCTCGACGCGGAGGCGTTGTTCGTGTTCATCGGCGCCGAGCCGCACACCGAGTGGCTGCGCGGCGTCGTGGCGCTCGACGAGGGCGGCTACGTCATCACCGGCGCCGAGGGCGAGGAGGACGGGCGGCGCGCGCTGCTGCTGGAGACCAACCGGCCGGGCGTGCTCGCCGTCGGCGACGTGCGCAGCGGCTCGATCAAGCGCGTGGCCTCGGCGGTCGGCGAGGGCTCGATGGCCGTGCGCCTCGTGCACGAGCACCTCGGCACGCTGCGCTGA
- a CDS encoding sigma 54 modulation/S30EA ribosomal C-terminal domain-containing protein, which produces MEIEVSAPDVPPRLVEQIRRRVAGLERLVDDPPPEVRLTVRPGPARSGPNAQRPFVADASAPDRGRVLAAHALGPTAITAAAAAVERLRRQLRRTRDEEVALRNEPRVIARGIADLRRLERQRPEVARKPAEERRIVHRRTYSVEPEPTLSAVADLLDDDQEFRLFVHVLTREDVVVHWRDDGRVGLLHPQGSALAGEGPPVVPEPSRYSEPLPLAVARSEMDVLDHRFLYFIDEDDGRGKVLYLRYDGDYGLVEPG; this is translated from the coding sequence ATGGAGATCGAGGTCAGCGCGCCGGACGTGCCCCCGCGGCTCGTCGAGCAGATCCGCCGCCGCGTCGCCGGCCTGGAGCGGCTGGTCGACGACCCGCCGCCGGAGGTCCGGCTGACCGTCCGGCCGGGCCCGGCCCGCTCCGGCCCGAACGCGCAGCGGCCGTTCGTCGCCGACGCCAGCGCGCCCGACCGCGGCCGCGTGCTGGCCGCGCACGCGCTCGGGCCGACCGCGATCACCGCGGCGGCGGCCGCCGTCGAGCGCCTGCGCCGCCAGCTGCGCCGGACCCGCGACGAGGAGGTCGCGCTGCGCAACGAGCCGCGCGTGATCGCCCGCGGGATCGCCGACCTGCGGCGGCTGGAGCGCCAGCGTCCCGAGGTCGCGCGCAAGCCGGCCGAGGAGCGCCGGATCGTCCACCGCCGCACCTACTCCGTGGAGCCCGAGCCGACGCTCTCGGCGGTCGCCGACCTGCTCGACGACGACCAGGAGTTCCGGCTGTTCGTCCACGTGCTCACCCGCGAGGACGTCGTCGTGCACTGGCGCGACGACGGCCGCGTCGGCCTGCTGCACCCGCAGGGCAGCGCGCTGGCCGGCGAGGGCCCGCCGGTCGTGCCCGAGCCCAGCCGGTACTCGGAGCCGCTGCCGCTGGCCGTCGCGCGCAGCGAGATGGACGTGCTCGACCACCGGTTCCTGTACTTCATCGATGAGGACGACGGGCGCGGCAAGGTGCTCTACCTGCGCTACGACGGCGACTACGGCCTCGTCGAGCCGGGCTGA
- a CDS encoding sigma-70 family RNA polymerase sigma factor, producing the protein MPDPDLFLERRLFARYADPGDPVDAEVLIRRYLPLARSLAARFRSSSEPFDDLLQVAVLGLLKAIRRFDPHRGIMFSSYATPTIMGELRRHFRDTTWLIHVPRDLKVLGLRVDRSASELALETGRRPTAEALARRLDCDRRTVLEGRLVMRAHNPVSLEVPRSDAESDSLGDTIGTDDAGFGRALERGTVEAMLRRATPREREILRLRFEEDLTQREIGRRVGLSQMHVSRILQDVLARLRRTAPAECRPGALAAGGRRSTAPRR; encoded by the coding sequence ATGCCCGATCCCGACCTGTTCCTCGAGCGCCGTCTGTTCGCCCGCTACGCCGACCCCGGCGATCCGGTCGACGCCGAGGTGCTGATCCGGCGCTACCTGCCGCTCGCCCGCTCGCTCGCCGCGCGCTTTCGCTCGAGCAGCGAGCCGTTCGACGACCTGCTCCAGGTCGCGGTGCTCGGGTTGTTGAAGGCCATCCGGCGGTTCGACCCCCACCGGGGGATCATGTTCTCGTCCTACGCGACGCCGACGATCATGGGCGAGCTGCGCCGCCACTTCCGCGACACCACGTGGCTGATCCACGTGCCACGCGACCTCAAGGTCCTGGGCCTGCGCGTCGACCGCAGCGCGTCCGAGCTGGCCCTGGAGACCGGGCGACGGCCGACGGCCGAGGCGCTCGCGCGCCGCCTCGACTGCGACCGCCGCACCGTGCTGGAGGGCCGGCTGGTCATGCGCGCGCACAACCCGGTCTCGCTCGAGGTGCCGCGCAGCGACGCCGAGAGCGACAGCCTCGGCGACACGATCGGCACCGACGACGCGGGCTTCGGCCGCGCGCTCGAACGCGGCACGGTCGAGGCGATGCTGCGCCGGGCCACGCCCCGCGAGCGCGAGATCCTGCGCCTGCGCTTCGAGGAGGACCTCACCCAGCGCGAGATCGGCCGGCGGGTCGGCCTCTCGCAGATGCACGTCTCGCGGATCCTGCAGGACGTGCTCGCGCGCCTGCGGAGGACCGCGCCCGCCGAATGCCGGCCGGGCGCGCTTGCCGCGGGTGGTCGGCGGTCTACCGCACCACGCAGATGA
- a CDS encoding UBP-type zinc finger domain-containing protein — MAISCRHLAMIRPVGPRTPQGCEECLRIGTPWVHLRLCLTCGHVGCCDSSPMRHARAHALTIEHPIVRSLEPGEDWRWCYYDETYV, encoded by the coding sequence ATGGCCATCTCCTGCCGTCATCTCGCGATGATCCGCCCGGTCGGCCCGCGCACGCCGCAGGGCTGTGAGGAGTGCCTGCGGATCGGCACGCCGTGGGTGCACCTGCGCCTGTGCCTGACCTGCGGCCACGTCGGGTGCTGCGACTCCTCGCCGATGCGCCACGCGCGGGCGCACGCGCTGACGATCGAGCACCCGATCGTCCGCTCGCTGGAGCCGGGTGAGGACTGGCGCTGGTGCTACTACGACGAGACCTACGTGTAG